A stretch of the Aphis gossypii isolate Hap1 chromosome 2, ASM2018417v2, whole genome shotgun sequence genome encodes the following:
- the LOC114120149 gene encoding syntaxin-18: MDKTAVFKAYVKTIKTRNRAFGSPAPPQVDILKQRKPRRDEFSRRAKDIVNDLVKLTDFLNRHFKDYIDVQAFNQQTTLTDADRDKIDIGAQHIIKTCSQQLTQLKKSLAGDCSQIDDHRRQIIRYVEWRLKSVSKLFAEIKATRAQRCLEYENVSKLSNLTHGFEPLKETNNAAIVDYEAADRQYAAQQDDELSPEELQMFEAENIEMYNELNQLSNEVRNIESKAVRIAELQELFTEKILEQDQDLERIDTIAVNTTENIVDANTEIRSAIQTNAGLRVYILFFILVLSFTLLFLDWYND; the protein is encoded by the exons atggACAAGACTGCTGTGTTCAAAGCGTATGTTAAGACGATCAAAACGAGAAACAGAGCATTCGGGTCCCCAGCACCGCCACAGGTGGATATTTTGAAGCAGCGAAAGCCGCGCAGAGATGAATTTTCTCGTAGGGCCAAGGATATTGTCAACGATCTAGTCAAGTTAACAGACTTTTTGAACCGTCACTTTAAGGACTATATTGACGTCCAGGCTTTTAACCAGCAAACCACGTTAACGGACGCAGACCGTGACAAAATCGATATCGGCGCACAgcacattattaaaacatgcAGTCAACAATTGACACAGCTAAAAAAGAGTTTGGCAGGTGATTGCAGTCAAATTGATGATCATAGACGGCAGATCATACGCTATGTTGAATGGCGATTAAAATCTGTCTCAAAATTGTTTGCTGAGATCAAAGCAACACGGGCGCAAAGGTGTTTAGAGTATGAGAATGTTTCAAAGTTGAGCAACTTGACTCATGGTTTTGAACCTTTGAAAGAAACCAATAACGCAGCAATTGTTGATTATGAAGCAGCTGATCGACAATATGCCGCTCAACAAGATGATGAATTATCACCAGAAGAATTACAAATGTTTGAAGCTgaaaatatagaaatgtaCAACGAATTAAATCAGTTATCAAATGAA gtaagaaATATAGAGTCTAAGGCTGTACGAATTGCTGAATTGCAAGAGTTGtttactgaaaaaatattggaacAAGATCAGGATCTTGAGAGAATAGACACAATTGCAGTGAATACCACTGAGAACATTGTTGATGCCAACACTGAAATAAGATCAGCTATACAAACTAATGCTGGTCTTagagtatacatattattttttatattagtacttTCATTTACCTTACTATTTTTAGATTGGTACAATGATTAA
- the LOC114120141 gene encoding protein pygopus: protein MSHNMGGMAPYVTLPRGRNQMAYYNQCQDMPPHMQRGHCYPDDFNKMGGPCSMLPMGNEFKSPMMTPDPPPPPPAKKKRRTSNAATVTNHAPQPPPPSPQDLLPPPLTGYGDTIVASNPFDDTPPPQVMNTNHMNRQMMNSRPMMSGSPCHQMGGSPMNCGPPMGSPMGGPCGSSPHRNPMVCGPPMMSCGAPGNSPHALSMNRSPSAMGSPHMVPNMRGNSPMECAAMVKPSLNCASPMGSPIPQNTNMNIHPPMSSPMTMGPSPLNGHPNSGPGGSPMMMGRGGPSPLTNSPMSMNMPVSSADMNDMSPHMSVDNNGCPVRGPPCPGSNNMTSVSMACRQPMSNQQCNSMPGPSNMMNCPRGMPCPQMMRGPPQPSEQHRLMSPMMHHSQIPNSQQPGGYGPGPNSKPMPVSAGKIYPHDQPMVFNPQNPNAPPIYPCGNCHKEVHDNDQAVLCESGCNFWFHRVCTGLMEPAFQLLTAEVYAEWVCDKCLQTKNIPLVKYKP, encoded by the exons ATGAGCCACAACATGGGTGGCATGGCCCCTTACGTCAC GTTACCGAGAGGCCGTAATCAAATGGCGTATTACAATCAATGTCAAGATATGCCACCTCATATGCAGAGAGGCCACTGTTATCcagatgattttaataaaatgggtGGACCCTGCTc gaTGTTGCCTATGGGCAATGAGTTTAAATCACCAATGATGACTCCAGATCCACCTCCACCACCTCCAGCCAAGAAGAAACGACGTACTTCTAATGCTGCTACTGTGACGAATCATGCACCTCAACCACCACCACCATCACCTCAAGATTTACTTCCACCCCCTTTAACTG gttATGGAGATACTATAGTTGCTTCAAACCCTTTTGATGACACTCCCCCACCACAAGTGATGAACACAAATCATATGAACAGACAAATGATGAATTCTCGACCCATGATGTCTGGTAGCCCTTGCCACCAAATGGGTGGCTCACCTATGAATTGTGGTCCACCTATGGGTAGCCCAATGGGTGGACCCTGTGGTAGTAGTCCACATAGAAATCCAATGGTATGCGGACCCCCTATGATGAGTTGTGGTGCACCAGGCAATAGTCCACATGCCTTATCTATGAATCGAAGTCCTTCTGCTATGGGTAGTCCACATATGGTGCCAAATATGCGTGGCAATAGCCCTATGGAATGTGCTGCCATGGTAAAACCGTCTTTGAATTGTGCTTCGCCTATGGGTAGTCCCATACCTCAAAATACCAATATGAACATTCATCCACCAATGTCTAGTCCCATGACAATGGGTCCTTCACCACTTAATGGTCATCCTAACTCAGGTCCTGGTGGCAGTCCCATGATGATGGGTCGAGGAGGCCCTTCACCTTTAACAAATAGTCCAATGTCGATGAATATGCCTGTAAGTTCAGCAGACATGAATGATATGAGTCCACACATGTCAGTAGACAATAATGGATGTCCAGTACGTGGTCCTCCATGTCCAGGATCCAACAACATGACATCTGTTTCCATGGCTTGTAGGCAACCAATGTCAAATCAGCAGTGCAATAGTATGCCTGGACCTAGTAATATGATGAACTGTCCAAGAGGTATGCCCTGTCCCCAAATGATGCGGGGTCCACCTCAACCTTCTGAACAACATAGACTTATGTCCCCTATGATGCATCATTCTCAAATACCCAATAGTCAACAACCAGGTGGATATGGACCTGGACCTAATTCTAAACCAATGCCAGTGTCGGCTGGAAAG ATATACCCTCATGATCAACCAATGGTGTTCAATCCACAAAATCCAAATGCCCCACCAATTTATCCCTGTGGTAACTGTCATAAAGAAGTGCATGACAATGATCAAGCTGTTTTATGTGAATCTGGTTGTAATTTTTGGTttcatag GGTTTGTACAGGCTTGATGGAACCTGCTTTCCAGTTACTTACAGCCGAAGTATACGCTGAGTGGGTGTGTGACAAATgtctacaaacaaaaaatatacctttgGTAAAATACAAACCCTAA